A single genomic interval of Tursiops truncatus isolate mTurTru1 chromosome 1, mTurTru1.mat.Y, whole genome shotgun sequence harbors:
- the NR0B2 gene encoding nuclear receptor subfamily 0 group B member 2, protein MSSSQPGTCPCQGAAGRPTILYALLSPSVRDWPSVPPARGRCLCRQHRPVRLCTPHRTCREALDVLAKTLAFLRNLPSFCQLPPQDRRQLLRCCWGPLFLLGLAQDTVTFEVAELPVPSILKKILLEEPTSGAGHGQVLDRPQPSLAAVQWLQCCLESFWSLELGPKEYAYLKGTILFNPDVPGLHASSHIGHLQQEAHQALWEVLEPWCPAGQSRLARVLLTASTLKSVPPSLLGDLFFHPVIGDVDIAGLLEDMLLLR, encoded by the exons ATGAGCTCCAGCCAGCCAGGGACCTGCCCATGCCAGGGTGCTGCAGGCCGCCCAACCATTCTGTATGCACTTCTGAGCCCCAGCGTCAGGGACTGGCCCTCTGTGCCCCCAGCCCGTGGCCGCTGCCTGTGCAGGCAGCATCGGCCCGTCCGGCTGTGTACTCCCCATCGCACCTGCCGGGAGGCCTTGGATGTTCTGGCCAAGACGTTGGCCTTCCTCAGGAACCTGCCGTCCTTCTGCCAGCTGCCCCCCCAGGATCGGCGACAGCTGCTGCGGTGCTGCTGGGGCCCCCTCTTCCTGCTTGGGTTGGCCCAAGACACTGTGACCTTCGAAGTGGCTGAGCTCCCAGTTCCCAGCATACTCAAGAAGATCCTGCTGGAGGAGCCCACCAGCGGTGCAGGCCATGGCCAGGTGTTGGATCGGCCCCAGCCCTCACTGGCTGCAGTGCAGTGGCTTCAGTGCTGCCTGGAGTCCTTCTGGAGTCTGGAGCTGGGCCCCAAAGAATATGCCTACCTGAAAGGGACCATCCTCTTCAACCCTG ACGTGCCAGGCCTCCACGCCTCCTCCCACATCGGGCACCTGCAGCAGGAGGCGCACCAGGCCCTGTGGGAGGTCCTGGAGCCCTGGTGCCCAGCAGGCCAAAGCCGCCTGGCTCGTGTCCTCCTCACGGCCTCCACCCTCAAGTCCGTTCCACCCAGCCTGCTTGGAGACCTGTTCTTTCACCCTGTCATTGGAGACGTTGACATCGCTGGCCTCCTCGAAGACATGCTTTTGCTGAGGTGA